From Pseudomonadota bacterium, the proteins below share one genomic window:
- a CDS encoding FAD-binding oxidoreductase, giving the protein MHDAAAKPAPNRHVAVIGAGIIGVCAAVQLLRQGNRVTLIDSVEPGRGTSFGNAGGIAVGSIVPLSLPGTLRQVPGWLMDPLGPLAIRWRYLPKLAPWLWRFWRAGSQAQVERAAAALAGLLAPTYDDYMPLLRDAGLVDLLRRDGCLTLYETRAAYEAELYSWDLKRAHGVGLEIVGRDELRQMEPDIAPNYELAVYQPDWGRVLDPYKIVAGLARWFAGNGGTIAQARVTGAAIGEAGATALTTDAGSIAMDAVVVAAGARSHEIARWLGSRVPLETERGYHLTLPNPGPSPRRTISMGGWVMTPMEMGLRLAGTVELAGLEAPPDWRRARILAERAKIVLPGLNSEGGTEWMGHRPSLPDSLPVISGSPHHANVFYAFGASHLGLTEGATTGRLIADLVAGRTSSIDLAPFRVDRF; this is encoded by the coding sequence CGCGCCAAATCGCCACGTCGCCGTCATCGGCGCCGGCATCATCGGGGTCTGCGCTGCCGTCCAGCTCTTGCGCCAGGGCAACCGGGTGACCTTGATCGACTCGGTCGAGCCCGGCCGCGGCACCTCCTTCGGCAATGCCGGCGGCATCGCGGTCGGCAGCATCGTGCCCTTGTCGCTCCCGGGCACGCTCCGCCAGGTGCCGGGCTGGCTCATGGACCCCTTGGGTCCGCTGGCGATCCGCTGGCGCTATTTGCCCAAGCTCGCACCCTGGCTGTGGCGCTTTTGGCGCGCCGGATCGCAGGCCCAGGTCGAGCGCGCGGCGGCCGCGCTCGCCGGCTTGCTGGCGCCCACCTATGACGACTACATGCCGCTGTTGCGCGACGCCGGGCTCGTCGATCTCCTGCGCCGCGACGGCTGCCTGACGCTCTACGAAACCCGGGCGGCTTACGAGGCCGAGCTCTATAGCTGGGACTTGAAGCGCGCCCATGGCGTCGGCCTGGAGATCGTCGGCCGGGACGAGCTTCGGCAGATGGAGCCCGACATCGCGCCCAACTACGAGCTGGCGGTCTATCAGCCGGATTGGGGCCGCGTGCTCGACCCCTACAAGATTGTGGCGGGCCTGGCGCGCTGGTTCGCCGGCAATGGCGGCACCATCGCCCAGGCGCGGGTGACCGGTGCGGCGATCGGCGAGGCCGGGGCGACGGCGCTCACGACCGACGCCGGCAGCATCGCCATGGATGCGGTGGTGGTCGCCGCCGGCGCCCGCTCCCATGAGATTGCCCGCTGGCTCGGCTCCCGCGTGCCCTTGGAGACCGAGCGCGGCTATCACCTGACCCTCCCCAATCCCGGACCCTCGCCCCGGCGCACCATCTCTATGGGCGGCTGGGTGATGACGCCGATGGAGATGGGCCTGCGCCTTGCCGGCACGGTCGAGCTCGCGGGCCTGGAGGCCCCGCCGGATTGGCGCCGGGCGCGGATTCTGGCGGAGCGGGCGAAAATCGTGCTGCCGGGCCTCAACAGCGAGGGCGGCACCGAGTGGATGGGCCATCGTCCGTCCTTGCCGGACTCGCTGCCGGTCATCTCCGGGAGCCCGCACCACGCGAATGTGTTCTATGCCTTTGGTGCCTCGCATCTGGGCCTGACCGAGGGCGCCACCACCGGCCGCCTCATTGCCGATCTCGTCGCCGGCCGAACCTCCTCGATCGACCTCGCCCCTTTCCGGGTCGACCGGTTCTAA